A region of Candidatus Peregrinibacteria bacterium DNA encodes the following proteins:
- a CDS encoding GerMN domain-containing protein, with translation MNSRKTFLFVLVGLFILGGCSVTEGTKTIQVEEQSSDIIPLEDASENNRSIGLTQSPQIETAQFKEQAVNNPIIALKDADQNNQETNCDNTLGGCPVAQISKIETNPFMEQTVDIFLIALEDNGQNGEKIGCNDSVLAVSRTIPPTTNLIEDTLSELLSVKGQYYGKSGLYNALYQSDLEVSKINVNNRTASVYLTGEYLLGGMCDTPRFDAQLRQTILQFPEIQQAFIFINGTEIGELFSAQGI, from the coding sequence ATGAATTCAAGAAAAACTTTTCTCTTTGTCCTGGTTGGTTTGTTTATCCTAGGTGGCTGCTCAGTGACAGAAGGTACAAAAACAATTCAAGTCGAAGAACAATCTTCTGATATTATCCCATTAGAAGATGCCAGTGAAAACAATCGGAGCATTGGCTTGACGCAATCACCTCAAATAGAAACAGCTCAATTTAAAGAACAGGCTGTCAACAACCCTATTATTGCCTTAAAAGACGCTGATCAAAATAATCAGGAAACTAACTGTGATAATACTCTTGGGGGTTGTCCTGTGGCACAAATTTCCAAAATAGAAACAAATCCATTTATGGAACAAACCGTTGATATATTTCTTATAGCCTTAGAGGATAATGGTCAAAACGGTGAAAAGATTGGCTGTAATGATAGTGTTTTGGCAGTTAGTAGAACCATACCTCCAACTACTAATTTGATTGAAGACACTCTATCGGAGCTTTTATCTGTAAAGGGACAATATTATGGAAAATCAGGTCTATATAATGCTCTATACCAATCAGATTTAGAAGTATCAAAAATAAACGTAAACAACAGAACTGCATCTGTTTATTTAACAGGAGAATATCTTCTTGGCGGAATGTGTGACACTCCTCGATTCGATGCTCAACTTCGACAAACAATTTTACAATTCCCGGAAATACAACAAGCATTCATCTTTATCAATGGTACAGAAATAGGAGAACTTTTTTCTGCTCAAGGTATTTAG
- a CDS encoding ice-binding family protein yields MKTINKNSILTMLVVSLTFVVLSITAFAAGPATINLGSAGDFVILAKSGISTTGSTSITGDIGVSPITATAITGFGLIMDSSNTFSTSSLVTGDIYASDYTIPTPAKMSTAISDMEAAYTDAAGRTIPIATELGAGNIGGMTLAPGLYKWSTGVTIPTDVTLSGGANDVWVFQVAQNLTISSAMEVVLSGGAQASNVFWQVAGQTTLGKNSIFSGNILDQAAIILNTGATLNGRALAQTAVTLDANTILLSLAPSSPSPSASDPAPTPIDGSCSSTHYSCDTGINENNLNGSTAWTWACVGLNTGTDASCSEAKLLPPTPIDGSCSSTHYSCDIGTSVSKVIGPIVWTWACEGLDAGITDSCSEARPLPSTPDPTPTPTPTPVDGLCSSTHYSCDIGTSVNKSIGYTAWTWACEGLDAGITDSCSEARPLPSTEAIALTTAPAMTLTTAPAMAMTTAVTAPSLPDTGISSNEKSITWNIAILAGIFGALSLIFKKVWN; encoded by the coding sequence ATGAAAACAATTAATAAGAATTCGATACTAACAATGTTAGTCGTTTCTCTGACGTTTGTAGTCCTTTCTATTACTGCGTTTGCGGCTGGTCCAGCAACAATAAATCTCGGTTCAGCTGGTGATTTTGTTATCTTGGCAAAGTCCGGGATCTCAACAACTGGATCTACATCGATTACTGGAGATATTGGGGTTAGTCCAATTACTGCTACTGCTATAACAGGTTTTGGGTTGATAATGGACTCTTCAAACACATTTTCGACCTCATCTTTGGTAACCGGAGATATATATGCATCTGATTATACGATCCCTACTCCAGCAAAAATGAGTACAGCTATAAGTGATATGGAGGCTGCATATACAGATGCTGCTGGAAGAACAATTCCGATTGCGACTGAACTCGGTGCTGGAAATATTGGTGGAATGACGCTTGCTCCTGGTCTTTATAAATGGAGTACTGGCGTAACTATACCAACTGACGTTACCCTTTCCGGTGGAGCAAATGATGTTTGGGTCTTCCAAGTAGCGCAAAATCTTACCATAAGTTCAGCTATGGAAGTTGTATTGAGCGGAGGCGCTCAAGCTTCTAATGTTTTTTGGCAGGTAGCTGGTCAAACGACACTTGGGAAAAATTCAATCTTTAGTGGGAATATCTTGGATCAAGCGGCAATTATATTGAATACTGGTGCAACTTTAAATGGTAGGGCTCTTGCGCAGACTGCAGTTACGCTTGATGCCAATACCATTTTGCTTTCTTTGGCACCATCTTCACCTTCACCTTCAGCTTCGGATCCAGCTCCGACACCTATTGATGGATCATGTTCTTCTACTCATTATAGTTGTGATACAGGTATTAATGAAAATAATCTTAACGGATCTACAGCTTGGACTTGGGCTTGTGTTGGTTTGAATACAGGCACTGATGCTTCATGTTCAGAAGCAAAATTATTACCGCCTACACCTATCGATGGGTCATGTTCTTCTACCCACTATAGTTGTGATATAGGTACCAGTGTGAGTAAGGTTATTGGTCCTATCGTTTGGACTTGGGCTTGTGAGGGGTTGGATGCAGGTATTACTGATTCATGTTCGGAAGCAAGACCGTTGCCATCTACTCCAGACCCGACACCGACACCGACACCGACACCTGTTGATGGGTTATGTTCTTCTACCCACTATAGTTGTGATATAGGTACCAGTGTTAATAAGTCTATTGGTTATACCGCTTGGACTTGGGCTTGTGAGGGGTTGGATGCAGGTATTACTGATTCATGTTCGGAAGCAAGACCGTTGCCATCTACTGAAGCTATAGCTCTTACCACGGCGCCAGCTATGACCCTGACTACAGCGCCAGCTATGGCCATGACTACAGCTGTAACAGCTCCTAGTTTGCCAGATACTGGTATTAGCTCTAACGAAAAAAGTATTACATGGAATATCGCTATATTAGCTGGTATTTTTGGTGCTTTGAGTCTTATTTTTAAGAAAGTATGGAATTAA
- a CDS encoding class F sortase encodes MELKKTLKKALLSIPILLGLTFFIALSPYALSTKSIQVGPTILIKYVIASSIKEQVLVGLPVSLKIPSINVDAHVEYLGLTSSGAMDVSDDPMNVTWFNLGPHPGENGSAVIAGHYGWKNHTPAVFDNLHKLNKGDRVFVEDEKGVITTFIVNEIRNYGKDEIVPNAFESNDGKAHLNLITCTGVWNNVTKTFSERLIVFTDEE; translated from the coding sequence ATGGAATTAAAAAAAACACTAAAGAAAGCGTTATTATCAATACCTATCCTTTTAGGATTAACTTTCTTCATAGCGCTTTCGCCTTATGCTCTTTCGACAAAATCGATCCAAGTTGGACCAACAATTTTAATTAAATATGTAATCGCCTCCTCAATTAAAGAACAGGTGCTTGTTGGGTTGCCGGTGAGTCTTAAGATCCCAAGTATAAATGTCGACGCTCATGTTGAGTATTTGGGGCTCACATCTAGTGGGGCAATGGATGTATCAGATGATCCTATGAATGTGACGTGGTTCAATCTTGGGCCACACCCTGGTGAGAATGGTAGTGCCGTTATTGCTGGACATTATGGCTGGAAAAATCATACACCGGCAGTATTTGATAATTTACATAAATTAAACAAAGGCGATAGGGTGTTTGTTGAAGATGAGAAAGGGGTAATTACTACCTTCATTGTGAATGAAATTCGAAATTACGGCAAAGACGAGATTGTGCCAAATGCGTTTGAATCAAACGATGGTAAAGCTCACTTAAATCTCATCACTTGCACAGGGGTTTGGAATAATGTGACAAAGACTTTTTCTGAGCGACTAATAGTATTTACTGATGAAGAGTAG